The Chelonia mydas isolate rCheMyd1 chromosome 1, rCheMyd1.pri.v2, whole genome shotgun sequence nucleotide sequence taatcgcagttttaattgcactgttaaacaatagaataccaattgaaatttattaaatattttggatgtttttctacatttgcatatatattatattctgtgttgtaattgaaatcaaagtgtgtatatttgatcatttttacagtgcaaatatttgtaaacaggggaaatagtaattttcagtttacctcatactagcactgtagtgcaatctctttgtggCAaaggtgcaacttacaaatgtagattttgggggagggggggtgttatataattgcactcaaaaacagagCAATGTGGAACTTCGGAGCCtgcaggtccactcagtcctacttcttgttcagacaatcgctaagactaacaagtttgtttgcatttgcaggagataatgctgcctttttcttgtttgcaatgtcaccagaaagtgagcgCCGGCATTTGCATGGCGCTTTTGTTGCTAGCGTTGCGTATTTGCATGCCAGCTGTGCTgaacattcgtatgcctcttcattctttggccaccattccagaggacatgctttcatgctgatgatgctcgtttaaaaaaaaaatgcgttaattaaatttgtgacacaaCTCTCCCCCGAGGAGTTCAATGTCTCCtactgtgttttacccacattctgcaatatatttcatgttatagcagtctcggatgatgacccagcacatgttcttcattttaagaacactctcactgtagatttgacaaaacacaaagaaggttccaatgtgagatttctaaagatagctacagcactcgacccaaggtttaagaatctgaagtgccttccaaaatctgagagggacgaggtgtggagcatgctttccaaagtctgaaaagagcaatactccgatgcagaaactacagaacccaaaccaccaaaaaagagaatcaaccttctgctgctggtgcctgactcagataatgaaaatgaacatgtatcggactgcactgctttggattgttatagaGCGGAACCTGtcgtcagcatggacgcatgtcttctggaatggtggttgaggcATGAGGGGACATGAGTCTTTGGCGCATCTGGCACGTGGATGTCTTGAGATGCCggtggctacaacagtgccatgagaacaccagttctcactttcaggtgacattgtgaacaagtgGGCAGCATTCTCCTGCaggtgtaaacaaacttgtttgtgcgattggctgaacaagaagtgggactgagtggacttgagggctctgaagttttgcattttgtttttgaatgcagtttttgtatataattctacatttgtgggTTCAACTTTCATTATGGAGAGactgcactacaatacttgtgataggtgaattgaaaaatactatttcttttggttttttacagtgcaaatacttgtaatcaaagtgagtactgtacactttgtattctgtgttgtaattgaaatgaatatatttgaaaatgtagaaaacacccaaaaatatttaaataaatggtatcctattgtttaacagcatgattaattgcacaattactTTTTGACAGCCGTAATGTTAAATTTAGGAATGGGTAacaaattcctttgaaaattttaatgaGTAATGATATAGTACAACCTTGGGAATGTGGTCATCTCTTGCAGTAGATAGCCTTTTGTGGAATCTTGTTTGCCATGTTTCTTTCAAAAATAGACTTTTACAAACTTTAGTTGCTAAAGATCAAGAACTACTTTCCTCAGATGCAAACCTCACTTTTTTTGATCCTGAATAAAATACTTCAGTAGGCACAATTCTTCTAAAATGAAGATTTAGTTGGGAACCTAGTTAGTTACTAGTCAGTTTGAAGGATCAAATCGGgtcttatttttttgtttgctttaatttttttgccTTAATAGCAAAATCCATGGCAGATGCTTTTTGCACAACTAGTTTTGTGAAACTTTATTTAAAGCTTAATTGGAGTTTTCATGGTAAAAGACAGGGCTTAGAAACACTTAGCTGAAATATCTGTAGCACTGCCCCTCAAAACAATGAACTTAACTTTGGCACATCTTCATTCTGCCAATAAATAGTTGTCCACAAGTAGTTTTACTcccttcttctttgagtaataGTGTTTGGAGTGGTCTGCTCCTTTCCTCCCCTTTTAAGATACTAGTTGCCTTTTAGGCCACTTACCTGGTGGGGACAACTTGACTCTCCCTGAGCaagtggtttgtgtgtgtttgtttttttttttccccccaagcatTGGCCATCACATTGTTATAATTGCCATTGTGTTGGGTTCCTTTCACTTAGTAAAACTAAACTTTATGTGAACTAAACTAGCCTATTCTTTTCTAGGCCATATTGGCGGTGTTACTATTCAAATACAGATGCAGTCATTTATGTAGTAGACAGCTGTGATCGAGACAGAATTGGCATTTCAAAATCAGAACTTGTTGCTATGTTGGAGGTAAGAAAACAAAGATACTGTTTGGATAATTAAGATACTAATTGCAGATCTTTCTTCTTAAAGCAAATCTAAAACAAACCAGCACCTACGACAATGAACTCTGCTTGGAATCAAGTTGTCTTACATCCTTAGGAAGGAAGTAGCATATTACAGTAACTcttcacttaatgttgtagttatgttcctgaaaaatgcaactttaagtgaaattgTTAAaggaatccaatttccccataatgTAAATGGAGGGGTTGGTTCCAGGAAaaatttttttgccagacaaaagactctCTCATAATATACACACAGTGCATatgttttaaacagtttaataGTGTACACagtaatgatgattgtgaagcttggttgaggtggtgaagtcagagcgTGGAAGAGGgagggatatttcccagggaatgccttcctgctaaacgatgaactagcactcggctcaaccctcaagggttaacacattgttaatatagcctcacaccctgcaaggcagcaggaatggaggaagGAGACACATCATGGCAGAGAGAGTTGTGCATTGCCcatttaagtatgctgaccccactctaagtacgctgtcttttaagtagatcagcaagttgacggcagcagttgctgccagcaagctccctccattgGGACCCTGTCATGTCTCCCATCCCACTCTGTGGAGATGAggtacaggagtggggggcagcagACACCCTAACAATagcacccctctttccccccccccacccccttgcacagcaagcaggaggctcctgagagcagctccaaggcagagggcaggagcagcacactgcagttgggggagagggacagctgaagtgctgggcggctgccgcacagcaaacttaggggggctgctggtccaccctggttccaagcccccaccagctagctccaataggccgctctttctgcaagcagtggacaaagcagggagctctgcacaactttaaacaagcatgttctctaattgatcagcaacgtaacaatgttaaccaggatgacattaagtgaggagttattgtacAAAGCTTTTGACTGCAGAATATTTGCAATATGTTTAATGCCAGTTCAGATAAGCCTTTGTGTGGGCACTAGCCTGAATATAATCTGTTACTAGCATAGCTTCTTAGTGCTTTGTCATTATTCAAGGTCCAGTTCTGCCAGCCTTAAACTTAGTGATATCAGTGATTTTAATAGGATTACTTATGAAATTTAGTATCTTACGatgcaagggtggcagaattgtGCCCTAAGTAATTGAATTTAATAAACTTTGAATACCTTTGTTGGCCCAATGAATGATAAAAATCTGTACTTGGATTTAAAGTATTCTGTAAAACAGTCTGTTTGAAACTGCTTTCTAAGGGAAACTGACCAGGAGCAAAGGGAACTGGCATCAAATTTTAGTTTAGGTTTACCAGTAAGCCTAGCTTTTACTTTTGAAGGATTTACTTATATAAAGACTGAAAACTGAAGTTTTCTCTACATTGAATAAACCTGTAGTTTGCTTTAAATTCTCTTGAGGTCAGGGGAAGAATAGAGTTACTTgcatagatttctttttttaggaAGAAGAGCTGAAAAAAGCCATTTTAGTGGTGTTTGCAAACAAACAGGACATGGAGCAGGCCATGACTCCCACAGAAATGGCAAATTCACTTGGCCTACCAGCTTTGAAGGACAAAAAGTGGCAGATTTTCAAAACCTCTGCAACCAAAGGCACTGGGCTTGATGAGGCAATGGAATGGTAACTGTTTAACTCAAGTCTTGATAACTAATGCTGTTATAATGTTCCTCAAAAGGATCTAACATTGGATATTTTTGGTgctaattttaactttttttccaaGTGAACAAAGCATGAGCCCATAGGCTACATGATTATTCCAGGGCACCATGCACAACTTCTCTGCATACTGGAAATGGAGTCTTCAGTAAATAAACTCGCTTAATTTTTTCCTTAGGTTGGTGGAGGCCTTGAAGAACCGGCAGTAAAAACAACCTTGCCACATGATGGTTAAACACATCCAAGCTTCCCTTTCGTCAAGCAAGTTAATGCCACGTACTGTAAATAGGACTGAGGGAATTGACTGTTGTAAAGGGGGCTGACTTGTCTTGTAAACATACACTGAACCAACTGAATGTCTGTCtgtattatattaaaatactCCTTCCTTGCTCTCCTGTGTTAAGGTATGTACTTATGTTAATTTGTATGGAAGACTTAATTGACAATAGACTGAGACAGgttaaaataaatttttgttATGAATTTTAGTAGCATCACCTATTTTATTCATGTAAACACTAATCTTTGAAGTCTAAATATTTCTGTTATGTGCATGTCCCACACTTGAAGCCTGTCACCTGTTTTGAGCTACTTTAGAGTGCTGTTAGAAACTCAACGGAGCATTAGTGCTCACTCTCGTAGACCATCCCCACTTCTTAGTCATGAGTTGGAAAGTCTACTTTTGAAATTAGTATCTAGGTGTTCAGAGCTGGAATCTCAGCTGCAGGATATATCTAGCAGTCTTCCAGATTTGAAGCaagtgcagggttttttgtattttaacACATGATGGTAGCAAGTTTTGTTTGAGCAGGTAAAATATCTTTCAAAGATGCTGTCCCACAAATGTTAGTATTGCTCAGTCTTAGAGGCTAGGATTGAATGTCACCTTACGTAAGTGATAAACTCCCTATAGCTGTGCACACTAGGTATTTAATGTGATGTCCAGATGACAGGAGTGCTCATTACCCTACTTTGCACCATTTCAAGTTGGGGATGGGTGAAGTAGCTTCCTTCTCTGTGTTAGGAGTAGTTCTCCCCGTTGGCAGAACCTTGCTCCTTTCTGTGGTCACATTGCAAAGTTAAGTGATTATCAACTGCCCTTGTAACTACCAGAGTATTGGATGTAGCTGCCCTCTGCTGTTACCGCTATTCTCTGTATTCATCCTTAACCCACAGAATATTTAAGGGACTCGTATGGCTTTTTATGGTAGATTTCATATGTGCAGCATACCTGAAAGATCAGGGTGGAACACTGAACAACAGGTGCTTTCAAGcatatttaattagaaaaatgcACAGTCTTAGTATATTAACTGTACATTCATGTGTTCCATATTTTACTCATGCACGGCAAGTCAGCCTGTAGCATTCTCTGCATGAAAGGAGCGCAAACAGCTTGATGGCTTTTACATAAGATCTGTGCAGACTTTACAAttaattacaaataaatacattaagaatGAACTCATGTGAAAAAAAGAGGCTGTAGCTCTCTACCCTGTGTTAGGTGTTGGAAAGAAATTCAGTGCTCTGAATATCTCAGCAAGTAGAGTCCTTCAGTACTGCACAATCAGGTTTATGCGTCAAATATATACATGACCATACAGCTGTTTCCAAGTATGTTTCATTCCACCATTGCTAAGTCTTTTAGCGCATGGcttcttggtttctttgccttgTAGCCAGGGCGCAGGAATTCTATTTTCCTCTTCCTTGCTTCTATTTTATTCTTGTGTTTCTTCAGCTTCTTCCTGGCAGCAATCTCAGGGTTCGCTACAGTCTAATAAAAAGCAGAAATTAATTTTGTGCTTTTCAAGAATATGGTGATGTTTAAAGCGgacattgtccctttaaaaaatcTTTCTGATGAAGCACCTCTCAAGTAAGGTGCTGCCTTTAAAATTTCTAGTACTGTTTTCTACTAAAAGGGCAATCAGAGTTGAGAATAAAGTCTTACCTGCAGTGCTCTCTGTTTTTTCCTGATAGCCCTCTTCTGACTAGCCTGTTTCTGCACAGAAGCAAAGGCAAGTGAAAAGGTCTCCAGGCCAACTAATTTCTTGAGCAGTTCTATGATTTCCTGGGAGAGGTTCTTCAGTGTTGGATCTAGTAAAATAAAGAGATGACTTCCTAAGTCCTCATTCTGAAACAGTCTACTTAGAGAACTCTGCTTGTACATTGTGTTTTCATGCAAATGGAAGAGAAATCAGTAAACTCTTAAAAGCGAAAATTTGTCTTTGGTGCTTATTTTCCAATGGCCTAACCTGCATGTAACACTGGAACTTACCCCAGACAGCATGTTTCCTGTAGAAATGAATTGCACATCAAGCAGTGTTCAGGAACATGTTAAACAGGAGCTGCACTAATGTCTTTTTTTGGCCATTTTTCAGTGAGCCACAATGGACAGTACTTATTCAGGAGTGTCATGGGAGGGGGAAACAACTAAGGAACATTTCATACACTTCGAGAAGTGTACTCCTGCCTCCAGATCTTAGCGCTTCATATTTGTAATAAGCTTGCCTATTTCCCAACTCCCCATCGTAGCTCTGTGTGTGCCACGCCTCATGGTCACATCACCTTTCCCTCTGCATGAGTCCCCTTCCTCCATCTCATGTTCTCACCTGCATCACTGCTTTCCCCATCTAAATCTCCTCTGCTCCACTATCCATGTATGCTTTAGCTTCCACTCCCTGAATGAAGGCATCTGGGTGTGAATGACAGAGGGTGGTTGGATTGGGGCTGTCTGCATGGACAGTGCAAAGCAGAACAGACCCAGTGCCATTTCCTTAGTGGGGTTTGGCAATTACCTTGTTCTGCGTAGGTGCTACTCAGCTCTCTGTGCAGAGGGGTGATGATTGTTGGAAGGTATGGCTTGATTCTGTCTTTCCCAAGATCCACTGCTACAGCTCCAAGGAACTTAAAGATGCAAGTTCTCTGAAAGTACAGACATGCCAGAAATGAGAgactggaagggaaaaaaaaacccacagctgtggttctcaaacttttttttttcacagactaCCTGAAAATTGttgagggtcttggcggaccacttaatgaactttccaaatg carries:
- the ARL1 gene encoding ADP-ribosylation factor-like protein 1 yields the protein MGGFFSTIFSSLFGTREMRILILGLDGAGKTTILYRLQVGEVVTTIPTIGFNVETVTYKNLKFQVWDLGGQTSIRPYWRCYYSNTDAVIYVVDSCDRDRIGISKSELVAMLEEEELKKAILVVFANKQDMEQAMTPTEMANSLGLPALKDKKWQIFKTSATKGTGLDEAMEWLVEALKNRQ